The Corallococcus soli region CGGAATGGCGGCGCGGCACGACGCGGTCCGGCGTGCGGAGGCGGGTGGCTTCGGGAGCATCAGCGACGCGCTGGGCACGGCGGTGCTGTCTCAGTTGCTGGCGGGAGGCAAGCGGGGGACCGTGTGCGCCACGCCCATCGACTGGGACCGGCTCCAGTGGGAGATGCCGCTCGTCTCCCGCCTCCGTCCCAAGCGAAGCGCGAGCACCGGTCCGACCCACTCCGAGCCGGCCTCCACGCATGTCTCCGCGGAGGAGTTGCTCGCGATTGTCCGGCAAGCCGCGACCGAACTCGTGGGCAGGCCCATCGCGGATGATGCCTCCCTCCTGGAGAGCGGGCTGGATTCGCTTGGCAGCGTGTCGCTGCGCAACCGCCTTGCATCGCGTCTGGGCGTCGAGCTGTCCTCTGCCTTCGTGCTCGAATGTCCGAGCGTGAGCGCGATGGTCCGCTACCTGTCGTCCCTGTCTCCTCGCGCGGCCTCTCGTCCGGTGCCGGCGGTGTCTCACTCCCAGTTGCCGGTGCTTGTGATTGGGGCTGGCATTGGCGGGCTGAGCTTCGCCCGACAACTGGAGAAGGCCGGCACCTCCGTGGTCGTGATGGACGCCGCCGCGCGCGTCGGAGGGGTCTGGCAATCGCTGGCCAACGCTTCCTCCAAGTTGCAGATTGATTCGCCGGCCTATGACTTCGACAGCACGGCGATGCCCTTGCCCGGTGACCACAGCTGGAAGACCAGCTTCCCGTCCCAGGCGGAGATCCTGACCGGCTGCCAGAGCATGGCGGCCGACCTGATGGGACCCGTGTATCTCGAAGCTCGGGTCCAGAGCGTGCGCAAGGTCGACCCGTCCGAATACGAGGTCACCTATTCGCGTGCCGGGCGAACGCAGCGCATGCGTGTCTCAGGCGTGGCCGCGATGACAGGGGGACTCCACCGTCCCCGCCGTCACACGTTCCCAGGCGAGGAGGCGTTCGGCGGCCACATCGGGCTGGGCGTCGCCAACGACACACCACTGGAGCGCTTCCGCGGAGCCTCGGTGGTGATCGTCGGTCACGGCGCCTTCGCCGTGGAGAACATGCGCACCGCCCTTGAGAATGGCGCCAGGCATGTGACCCTCTTGTGCCGCCAGCAGCACATGGTGCTCTCCACGTTCTGCAACTGGCTGCTCAATTCGAGCAAGGGGGTGATGCCCGTCTCCGACGTGGTCGACGTGATGCGCCCCTTCTACGCGGCCTGTGGCGTGGAGGTGCAGGACCTGCACTCCCTGGCGCGGGATGCGGCGGGCGAGTGGACGCTGGATCAGGCCACGGTGCCGCCCGGCTCCGACCTCTATTTCCTGGCCCAGATGATGGGCAAGCTGCGCATCGTCGTCGGGGAGGCTGCTGGATTCACCTCCAACTCGGTGCTGACGCAGGACGGGCAGGAGCTCGCGGCGGAGGTCTTTCTCAAGTGCCTGGGCTCGCACACCGACGACTCGGTGCTGCTCGGGCTCTTTGGCGAGGGCAGCAGGGTGCAGGGGCTCTGGATCAACGGAGACCCCAACCTCATCACGTACAACGACGGCGCGCAGGTGCCGCGCAAGGTCAAGTCGCTGATGTGCGCCAGCTACGCGTTCTTCGTACAGGCCTTCGCGCCCGCCTACCTGCACTTCCGCGCCCACCCTGACGAGCACGCGCGCGCCCTGGCGCGCCTCACCTCCGCGACCCCAACGAGCACCGACGCCGAGCGCGTGCTCCTGGAGCTGTGGG contains the following coding sequences:
- a CDS encoding phosphopantetheine-binding protein encodes the protein GMAARHDAVRRAEAGGFGSISDALGTAVLSQLLAGGKRGTVCATPIDWDRLQWEMPLVSRLRPKRSASTGPTHSEPASTHVSAEELLAIVRQAATELVGRPIADDASLLESGLDSLGSVSLRNRLASRLGVELSSAFVLECPSVSAMVRYLSSLSPRAASRPVPAVSHSQLPVLVIGAGIGGLSFARQLEKAGTSVVVMDAAARVGGVWQSLANASSKLQIDSPAYDFDSTAMPLPGDHSWKTSFPSQAEILTGCQSMAADLMGPVYLEARVQSVRKVDPSEYEVTYSRAGRTQRMRVSGVAAMTGGLHRPRRHTFPGEEAFGGHIGLGVANDTPLERFRGASVVIVGHGAFAVENMRTALENGARHVTLLCRQQHMVLSTFCNWLLNSSKGVMPVSDVVDVMRPFYAACGVEVQDLHSLARDAAGEWTLDQATVPPGSDLYFLAQMMGKLRIVVGEAAGFTSNSVLTQDGQELAAEVFLKCLGSHTDDSVLLGLFGEGSRVQGLWINGDPNLITYNDGAQVPRKVKSLMCASYAFFVQAFAPAYLHFRAHPDEHARALARLTSATPTSTDAERVLLELWDFLEPTKRVLAERTLELLPFDRFQVERENEWERYSRMLGGTGEEGLALWQLLRPTLSLVHRRNPQAPVEMRSRHPVLGSLSVFVPRSQRVLFLPGQGTNARLARTLLERTGWIDRSRLDFVVPDAPYEMPAFTNELQLEQVGLSNLVSAGLYDKTARYREWRAGFEALYQQHHHGKAINVTDVEREQWRVTLAYLREIVERYGPFDGIAGFCEGAAVASVALHLQARGEDHGLGSVRFFIAMAPWRSPMHQQEGMFRPGQPLKLPMLQIVGDNDMDVFLGAAPHFYADFAGASEFRHPGQHVYPPLTPGLEVKLRQLINASAVA